Proteins encoded together in one Roseibacterium elongatum DSM 19469 window:
- a CDS encoding TetR/AcrR family transcriptional regulator, with protein sequence MARTRADDFEDKQRSILHNAAAVFAEQGMDKASMSLIAKQAGVSKALLYHYYPGKDALIFAIIHTHLQELDETIAQADDASLPPRQRLRRLVGTVLDCYRGADIEHKVQLNATSALNDDQKAALTAIERRIVRRFSAVLRDLNPDLDSKERPLLMPVTMSLFGIMNWVYMWFKDGGPITREDYADIATTLVLEGVKAVR encoded by the coding sequence ATGGCGCGAACACGGGCGGATGATTTCGAGGACAAGCAGCGCAGCATCCTGCACAACGCGGCTGCGGTCTTTGCCGAACAGGGCATGGACAAGGCCTCGATGTCGTTGATCGCAAAGCAGGCCGGCGTGTCGAAGGCGCTGCTCTATCACTACTACCCCGGCAAGGATGCGCTGATCTTCGCGATCATCCACACGCATCTGCAGGAACTGGACGAAACGATTGCCCAGGCCGATGATGCATCCCTGCCGCCGCGGCAGCGGCTGCGCCGTCTGGTCGGGACGGTGCTGGACTGCTACCGGGGCGCCGATATCGAGCACAAGGTGCAGCTGAACGCGACATCAGCCCTGAACGACGATCAGAAGGCCGCCCTGACCGCGATCGAGCGGCGGATCGTGCGCCGGTTTTCCGCGGTCCTGCGCGACCTGAACCCCGACCTCGACAGCAAGGAACGACCGCTGTTGATGCCGGTGACCATGTCGCTTTTCGGCATCATGAACTGGGTCTACATGTGGTTCAAGGACGGCGGCCCGATCACCCGCGAGGATTACGCCGATATCGCGACGACCCTGGTGCTCGAGGGCGTCAAGGCCGTGCGCTGA
- the paaZ gene encoding phenylacetic acid degradation bifunctional protein PaaZ translates to MTITTRAPRRLESYVCGEWTRGAKDGVPLLDAATGDPVALIDATGLDYRAALDWGRDRGGLALRAMTFHERALMLKALGQALMGMKEEFYAESLATGATRADAWIDIEGGIGTLLTFASKARRELPNARVLTDGEVEPLSRDGSFAGQHIYTPLQGIAIHINAYNFPCWGMLEKIGPNLLAGVPCIVKPASQTAYLTELMVRRMIDTGILPEGALQLVSGSAGDMLDHVTGQDAITFTGSAATGRKLKTHPAIVENATRFTMEADSLNASVLGPDAAPGSDEFDLFVKEVAREMTVKAGQKCTAIRRVIAPRAHVDALVAALSDRLGKAALGNPADEGVRMGPLASLDQRDEVRERIAALRADAEIVAGNPDDVRIVSGDAEKGAFLNPVLMYCDTPFAAQAVHDVEAFGPVSTVMPYDTMDEAVELTRRGKGSLVASVFTDDKAVAEEMVIGMAPFHGRVLIGNRRSAKTSTGHGSPLAPLVHGGPGRAGGGEEMGGMRGVKHYMQRTAVQGTPRLLSAVTGRWIEGAEAQQGTHPFRKSLSELQIGDQLVTASRQITQEDVEHFAEFTGDTFYAHMDSDAAAANPFFDDRVAHGYLIASFAAGLFVDPAPGPVLANYGVDNLRFLTPVYFGDTLQVRLTCKEINPRETADHGEVRWDCQVTNQEGAVVAQYDVLTMVAKTWPQA, encoded by the coding sequence ATGACCATCACGACCAGGGCCCCGCGCCGACTGGAAAGCTATGTCTGTGGGGAATGGACCCGCGGCGCGAAGGATGGGGTTCCCCTGCTGGATGCCGCGACGGGCGATCCGGTCGCGCTGATCGATGCGACCGGGCTCGATTACCGGGCCGCGCTGGACTGGGGCCGCGACCGGGGCGGGCTGGCCCTGCGCGCGATGACCTTCCACGAACGCGCCCTGATGCTCAAGGCGCTGGGCCAGGCCCTGATGGGCATGAAGGAAGAGTTCTACGCCGAGAGCCTCGCCACCGGCGCCACCCGCGCCGATGCCTGGATCGATATCGAGGGCGGGATCGGCACGCTGTTGACCTTTGCCTCGAAGGCGCGGCGCGAATTGCCTAACGCCCGCGTTCTGACCGATGGCGAGGTCGAGCCGCTGTCAAGAGATGGCAGTTTCGCGGGCCAGCATATCTATACCCCGCTGCAAGGCATCGCGATCCATATCAACGCCTACAATTTCCCCTGCTGGGGCATGCTGGAAAAGATCGGGCCGAACCTGCTGGCGGGCGTTCCCTGCATCGTCAAACCCGCCTCGCAGACCGCCTACCTGACCGAATTGATGGTGCGACGCATGATCGACACCGGCATTCTGCCCGAGGGCGCGCTGCAACTGGTCAGCGGCTCGGCCGGGGACATGCTGGATCACGTCACCGGGCAGGACGCGATCACCTTCACCGGCTCGGCCGCGACCGGGCGCAAGCTCAAGACGCATCCGGCCATCGTGGAAAACGCCACGCGCTTCACGATGGAGGCCGACAGCCTGAATGCCTCGGTCCTTGGTCCCGATGCCGCACCGGGCAGCGACGAGTTCGACCTGTTCGTCAAGGAGGTCGCGCGCGAGATGACCGTCAAGGCGGGGCAGAAATGCACCGCGATCCGCCGGGTGATCGCCCCGCGCGCCCATGTCGACGCGCTGGTGGCGGCGCTGTCCGATCGTCTGGGCAAGGCGGCGCTTGGCAACCCGGCGGACGAGGGCGTTCGCATGGGGCCCTTGGCCAGCCTTGACCAGCGCGACGAGGTGCGCGAGCGGATCGCCGCGCTGCGCGCCGATGCCGAGATCGTGGCCGGCAACCCCGACGATGTGCGCATCGTGTCGGGCGATGCCGAGAAGGGCGCTTTCCTGAACCCGGTGCTGATGTATTGCGACACGCCCTTTGCGGCGCAGGCTGTCCATGATGTCGAGGCGTTCGGCCCGGTTTCGACCGTCATGCCCTATGACACGATGGACGAGGCGGTGGAGCTGACGCGGCGCGGCAAGGGCTCGCTCGTCGCCTCGGTCTTTACCGATGACAAGGCGGTCGCCGAAGAGATGGTGATCGGCATGGCGCCCTTCCATGGCCGGGTTCTGATCGGCAATCGCCGCTCGGCCAAGACCTCGACCGGCCATGGCTCGCCGCTGGCGCCGCTGGTGCATGGCGGGCCGGGCCGCGCCGGCGGGGGCGAGGAAATGGGCGGCATGCGCGGCGTCAAGCATTACATGCAGCGAACCGCCGTTCAGGGCACCCCGCGTCTTCTGTCCGCGGTCACGGGCCGCTGGATCGAGGGGGCCGAGGCGCAGCAGGGCACGCACCCGTTCCGCAAATCGCTGTCCGAGCTGCAGATCGGCGACCAACTGGTCACTGCCAGCCGCCAGATCACGCAGGAAGATGTCGAGCATTTCGCCGAGTTCACCGGCGATACCTTCTACGCCCATATGGACAGTGACGCGGCCGCCGCGAACCCGTTCTTCGACGATCGCGTGGCCCATGGCTACCTGATCGCGTCCTTCGCGGCGGGTCTTTTCGTCGATCCCGCGCCGGGTCCGGTTCTGGCGAATTATGGCGTGGACAATCTGCGTTTTCTGACACCCGTCTATTTCGGGGACACGCTGCAGGTGCGTCTGACCTGCAAGGAGATCAATCCCCGCGAAACCGCCGATCATGGCGAGGTGCGCTGGGATTGCCAGGTGACAAACCAGGAGGGCGCTGTCGTCGCGCAATATGACGTGCTGACCATGGTCGCCAAGACATGGCCGCAGGCATGA
- a CDS encoding PaaX family transcriptional regulator C-terminal domain-containing protein, which translates to MASDTFDTSGAAATLLSTWVAQPPRAARFIVTIYGDVVVPRGGILWMGTLIEIANAAGLSESLVRTAVSRLVAAGQLIGERVGRRSYYRLTDRARIEFASAERVLFSGQEEAAGWVFFVPENPETPAPEGFAPIGKGLCLGPLRPEQALPPGLVFHSRLAEGASMLPDYAAQYWNLHDVSDAYARMIARFAPLAEMCAVGARLSPRDSLVARLMLVDDFRAAVLRDPRLPGAAMPADWPSRQARALFASLYLALSDTADSYVGTTFRDAAGLLPGATPQSRSRLATLSAQRSLGQTPGLAGR; encoded by the coding sequence ATGGCGTCAGACACATTCGACACGAGCGGCGCGGCGGCGACCTTGCTGTCCACCTGGGTCGCGCAGCCGCCGCGGGCGGCGCGGTTCATCGTCACGATCTATGGCGATGTCGTCGTGCCGCGCGGCGGCATCCTGTGGATGGGCACCCTGATCGAGATCGCCAATGCCGCCGGGCTGAGCGAATCGCTGGTGCGCACGGCCGTGTCGCGGCTGGTGGCGGCGGGCCAGCTGATCGGCGAACGGGTGGGGCGGCGCAGCTACTACCGCCTGACCGACCGCGCCCGGATCGAGTTCGCGTCCGCCGAACGGGTGCTGTTCTCGGGGCAGGAGGAGGCCGCGGGCTGGGTGTTCTTCGTGCCGGAAAACCCCGAGACCCCCGCGCCCGAAGGGTTTGCGCCCATCGGCAAGGGGCTGTGCCTGGGCCCGTTGCGGCCCGAGCAGGCGCTGCCGCCCGGGTTGGTGTTCCACAGCCGGCTGGCCGAGGGCGCGTCGATGCTGCCGGACTATGCGGCGCAGTACTGGAACCTGCACGACGTGTCCGACGCCTATGCGCGCATGATCGCGCGATTTGCCCCCCTCGCCGAGATGTGCGCGGTGGGCGCGCGCCTGTCGCCGCGCGACAGCCTGGTGGCGCGTCTCATGCTGGTCGATGATTTTCGCGCGGCCGTTTTGCGCGACCCGCGCCTGCCCGGCGCGGCCATGCCGGCGGATTGGCCCAGCCGGCAGGCGCGGGCGCTTTTCGCGTCGCTCTATCTTGCCTTGAGCGATACCGCCGATTCGTATGTCGGCACCACGTTTCGCGACGCGGCGGGCCTGTTGCCGGGCGCAACCCCGCAGAGCCGCAGCCGGCTTGCGACCCTGTCGGCGCAACGAAGCCTTGGGCAAACCCCCGGTTTGGCGGGCCGTTGA
- the pcaF gene encoding 3-oxoadipyl-CoA thiolase, protein MTDAFICDAVRTPIGRYGGALASVRADDLAALPLKALMERNPQVDWSKVDDLIYGCANQAGEDNRNVGRMAVLLAGMPIAVPGTTINRLCGSGMDAVGMAARAIRAGDCDMVIAGGVESMSRAPFVMPKAEAAYSRANAVYDTTIGWRFPNPKLHEVYGTHSMPQTADNVAEQFGISRADQDAFAARSQARWAAAQEAGVFGDEIVPVHVPQRKGEPLIVDTDEHPRPGTTAEKLAKLRGVNGPDLTVTAGNASGVNDGAGALVIASEAAARAQGLTPKGRVVAMAAAGVEPRIMGVGPAPAVRKVLDRAGMTLDQMDLIELNEAFAAQALAVLRDLGLPDDADHVNPNGGAIAMGHPLGMSGARLVTTALYQLHRTGGRYALCTMCIGVGQGIALIVERV, encoded by the coding sequence ATGACGGATGCTTTCATCTGCGACGCGGTGCGCACGCCCATCGGGCGTTACGGCGGGGCGCTGGCCTCGGTCCGGGCCGATGATCTGGCCGCGCTGCCGCTCAAGGCGTTGATGGAGCGCAACCCGCAGGTGGACTGGTCCAAGGTCGACGATCTGATCTATGGCTGTGCCAACCAGGCGGGCGAGGACAACCGCAATGTCGGCCGCATGGCGGTGTTGCTGGCAGGCATGCCCATTGCCGTGCCGGGCACGACGATCAACCGGCTGTGCGGGTCGGGCATGGACGCGGTCGGCATGGCCGCGCGGGCGATCCGGGCAGGCGATTGTGACATGGTCATCGCCGGTGGCGTCGAAAGCATGAGCCGCGCCCCCTTCGTCATGCCCAAGGCCGAGGCCGCCTATTCCCGCGCCAATGCCGTTTATGACACGACGATCGGCTGGCGTTTTCCGAACCCGAAACTGCACGAAGTCTACGGCACCCATTCGATGCCGCAGACCGCCGACAACGTGGCCGAGCAGTTCGGCATTTCCCGCGCCGATCAGGATGCGTTCGCCGCCCGCAGCCAGGCGCGTTGGGCCGCCGCGCAAGAAGCCGGGGTGTTCGGGGACGAGATCGTCCCCGTTCACGTGCCGCAGCGCAAGGGCGAGCCGCTGATCGTCGATACCGACGAGCATCCGCGCCCCGGCACCACGGCCGAGAAACTGGCCAAGCTGCGGGGTGTGAACGGCCCCGACCTGACGGTGACGGCCGGCAACGCGTCGGGTGTGAATGACGGGGCCGGCGCGCTGGTCATCGCCTCCGAGGCGGCGGCGCGCGCGCAGGGCCTGACGCCCAAGGGGCGCGTGGTGGCCATGGCGGCTGCCGGCGTCGAGCCGCGCATCATGGGCGTCGGTCCCGCACCCGCCGTGCGCAAGGTTCTGGACCGCGCGGGCATGACGCTTGACCAGATGGACCTCATCGAACTTAATGAGGCATTCGCAGCCCAGGCGCTGGCCGTTCTGCGGGATCTGGGTCTGCCCGACGATGCAGACCATGTGAACCCGAACGGCGGCGCGATTGCCATGGGGCACCCCCTTGGCATGAGCGGCGCGCGATTGGTGACGACGGCGCTGTATCAGCTTCACCGCACCGGAGGGCGCTACGCGCTCTGCACCATGTGCATCGGGGTGGGGCAGGGGATCGCCCTTATCGTGGAACGCGTGTGA
- a CDS encoding acyltransferase, which translates to MSRIYAWDGIVPVIDPAAFVHPEAVVIGDVLIGPMCYVGPGAVLRGDFGRIVLEKGSNVQETCVVHAFPDKDVVIEEAGHIGHGAVLHGCHIGRNAMVGMNAVVMDEAVVGENTIIGAMAFVRAGAQIPPNSMAVGSPAKVVRTLTEDEIDWKRRGTGVYQQMAMEARDKLRPATPLNAPEENRRRVTAPVYDPLILERARLSARP; encoded by the coding sequence ATGAGCCGCATCTACGCCTGGGACGGGATCGTGCCGGTCATCGACCCGGCCGCTTTCGTCCATCCCGAGGCGGTGGTGATCGGCGACGTGCTGATCGGCCCGATGTGTTATGTCGGGCCGGGTGCCGTGCTGCGCGGCGATTTCGGTCGGATCGTCCTGGAAAAGGGATCGAACGTGCAGGAAACCTGCGTCGTGCATGCCTTTCCCGACAAGGATGTCGTCATCGAGGAGGCCGGGCATATCGGCCATGGGGCGGTGCTGCATGGCTGCCATATCGGGCGTAACGCGATGGTCGGCATGAACGCCGTCGTGATGGACGAGGCGGTGGTGGGCGAAAATACCATCATCGGGGCCATGGCCTTTGTCAGGGCAGGGGCGCAGATCCCGCCCAACAGCATGGCGGTGGGGTCGCCGGCCAAGGTGGTGCGCACCTTGACCGAGGATGAGATCGACTGGAAACGGCGGGGCACCGGCGTCTATCAGCAAATGGCGATGGAGGCGCGCGACAAGCTGCGCCCGGCTACGCCGCTGAACGCCCCCGAGGAAAACCGCCGCAGGGTCACCGCGCCGGTGTACGACCCGCTGATCCTGGAACGTGCGCGCCTCAGCGCACGGCCTTGA
- the paaC gene encoding 1,2-phenylacetyl-CoA epoxidase subunit PaaC: protein MPSLPDMTTPNVDALAAERAAGQGAAAPVEMTPDLQVALVEFLLRMGDNTLILGHRVSEWCGHSPVLEEDIALANTALDLIGQTQLWLGLAGEVEGQERTADNLAYLRDAAQFRNVLLVERPNGDFGNTLMRQFLFDAWHHEMLTALQNSTDPRVAEIAAKAIKEVAYHLERSADLVIRLGDGTEESHKRMQASLEDNWSYTGELFVSDDSDAAVAEAGIAPAPDSLRAGWDAVVNDVLDQATLKRPEGTYVHQGGKRGIHTEHLGYILADMQFLQRAYPGATW, encoded by the coding sequence ATGCCGTCGCTGCCTGACATGACAACCCCGAATGTCGATGCCCTGGCCGCCGAACGCGCGGCCGGGCAGGGCGCCGCTGCCCCGGTCGAGATGACGCCGGATCTGCAGGTCGCGCTGGTCGAGTTCCTGCTGCGCATGGGCGACAACACGCTGATCCTCGGGCACCGGGTGTCGGAATGGTGCGGCCATTCCCCGGTGCTGGAGGAAGACATCGCGCTGGCCAACACCGCGCTGGACCTGATCGGCCAGACTCAGCTTTGGCTAGGCCTCGCCGGCGAGGTCGAGGGGCAGGAACGGACCGCCGACAACCTGGCCTACCTGCGCGACGCGGCACAATTCCGCAACGTGCTGCTGGTCGAGCGCCCGAACGGCGATTTCGGCAACACGCTGATGCGCCAGTTCCTGTTCGATGCCTGGCATCACGAGATGCTGACGGCGCTGCAAAACTCGACCGACCCGCGCGTGGCCGAGATCGCCGCCAAGGCGATCAAGGAGGTGGCCTATCACCTCGAACGCTCGGCCGATCTGGTGATCCGCCTCGGCGACGGGACGGAAGAAAGCCACAAGCGCATGCAGGCGTCGCTGGAAGACAACTGGTCCTACACGGGCGAGCTGTTCGTCTCCGACGACAGCGATGCGGCCGTGGCCGAGGCCGGCATCGCGCCTGCCCCCGACAGCCTGCGGGCCGGCTGGGACGCGGTCGTGAATGACGTGCTGGACCAGGCGACGCTCAAGCGCCCCGAGGGCACCTATGTCCATCAGGGCGGCAAGCGCGGCATCCATACCGAGCACCTGGGATACATTCTGGCCGACATGCAGTTCCTGCAGCGCGCCTATCCCGGCGCGACCTGGTAA
- the paaD gene encoding 1,2-phenylacetyl-CoA epoxidase subunit PaaD encodes MHPSTLPSTEQVWRWLSEVPDPEIPVISLTDLGIIRDVAWDGDTLVVTVTPTYSGCPATTVINLDIERKLRDEGIEKLRLERQLSPPWTTDWISAEGREKLRDYGIAPPVDGTAADGRLMARVDRLSGSSNLMIACPHCGSNNTERVSQFGSTPCKASYRCKDCLEPFDYFKCI; translated from the coding sequence ATGCATCCGTCGACCCTGCCCTCGACCGAGCAGGTCTGGCGCTGGCTGTCCGAGGTGCCGGACCCGGAAATCCCGGTCATCAGCCTGACCGATCTGGGCATCATCCGCGATGTGGCCTGGGACGGCGACACGCTGGTGGTCACGGTCACGCCCACCTATTCGGGCTGTCCGGCGACCACGGTGATCAACCTCGATATCGAGCGGAAACTGCGCGACGAGGGGATCGAGAAGCTGCGGCTGGAGCGGCAGCTATCGCCGCCCTGGACGACGGACTGGATCAGTGCCGAGGGCCGCGAAAAGCTGCGCGACTACGGCATCGCCCCGCCGGTCGACGGCACCGCCGCCGATGGGCGCCTGATGGCGCGGGTCGACCGGCTGTCAGGGTCCTCGAACCTGATGATCGCCTGTCCGCATTGCGGATCGAACAACACCGAACGGGTCAGCCAGTTCGGCTCGACCCCCTGCAAGGCATCCTATCGCTGCAAGGACTGCCTTGAACCTTTCGACTATTTCAAATGCATCTGA
- the paaE gene encoding 1,2-phenylacetyl-CoA epoxidase subunit PaaE: MARFHPLEVTEVRQETRDAVVVTLRPRPEDAEAFDFTQGQYLTFRRDFDGEELRRSYSICAGKDEGVLRVGIKRVDGGAFSTWANEELSAGATLDAMPPMGKFYTPIQPDADKHYLGFAGGSGITPLLSIVKTVLTREPKSKFTLVYANRQISSIMFREELEDLKNLYLGRFSVIHVLETEGQEIDLFTGRIDAEKMTALFDRWIDAKSVDTAFICGPEPMMLTIAASLRDHGLSDSQIKFELFASGQPGRAKARPVSKKANGTAETTEATVTLDGASRTFQMETRDMSILDAALANDLDAPYSCKAGVCSTCRCKVLEGEVEMAINHALEDYEVRAGYALSCQAIPLTDKVVVSYDE, from the coding sequence ATGGCACGTTTCCATCCCCTCGAGGTCACCGAGGTGCGCCAAGAAACCCGCGACGCCGTCGTCGTCACGCTGAGGCCGCGCCCCGAGGACGCCGAGGCCTTCGATTTCACCCAAGGCCAGTATCTGACCTTCCGCCGCGACTTCGACGGCGAGGAACTGCGCCGGTCCTACTCGATCTGTGCGGGCAAGGATGAGGGCGTGCTGCGCGTCGGCATCAAGCGCGTCGATGGCGGGGCGTTTTCGACATGGGCCAACGAAGAGTTGTCCGCCGGCGCGACGTTGGACGCAATGCCGCCCATGGGCAAGTTCTACACCCCGATCCAGCCGGACGCGGACAAGCACTACCTGGGCTTTGCGGGCGGGTCGGGCATCACGCCGCTTCTGTCGATCGTCAAGACCGTGCTGACGCGCGAACCGAAGTCGAAATTCACACTGGTCTATGCCAATCGTCAGATCAGCTCGATCATGTTCCGCGAAGAGTTGGAGGATCTCAAGAACCTCTATCTCGGGCGGTTCTCGGTGATCCATGTGCTGGAAACCGAGGGGCAGGAGATCGACCTGTTCACCGGCCGGATCGACGCCGAAAAGATGACAGCGCTGTTCGACCGCTGGATCGACGCGAAATCGGTCGACACGGCCTTTATCTGTGGGCCTGAGCCGATGATGCTGACCATCGCGGCCTCGCTGCGCGATCACGGGCTCAGCGACAGCCAGATCAAGTTCGAGCTGTTCGCCTCGGGCCAGCCGGGCCGCGCCAAGGCCCGCCCGGTCAGCAAAAAGGCCAATGGCACCGCCGAGACGACCGAGGCGACCGTGACGCTGGATGGTGCCAGCCGCACTTTCCAGATGGAAACGCGCGACATGAGCATTCTCGATGCCGCGCTCGCCAACGATCTGGACGCGCCCTATTCGTGCAAGGCCGGGGTCTGTTCCACCTGCCGCTGCAAGGTGCTGGAGGGCGAGGTCGAGATGGCGATCAACCACGCGCTGGAAGATTACGAGGTGCGCGCGGGCTATGCGCTCAGCTGTCAGGCCATCCCGCTGACCGACAAGGTCGTCGTCAGCTACGACGAATGA
- the paaA gene encoding 1,2-phenylacetyl-CoA epoxidase subunit PaaA gives MYAQMVKTDASDIKKHHQMTPEERAFQERVDRGEKIEPKEWMPEGYRKTLIRQIGQHAHSEIVGQLPEGNWITRAPTLERKAILLAKVQDEAGHGLYLYCAAETLGVSRDELLEKLHSGKMKYSSIFNYPTLNWADIGAVGWLVDGAAIMNQVPLQRTSYGPYSRAMIRICKEESFHQRQGYDIMMKMAQGTPEQKAMAQDALNRFWYPSLMMFGPSDKDSIHSAQSMAWKIKINTNDELRQKFVDQTVPQADYLGLTIPDPNLEWNEEKGCYDFSEPDWSEFYDVLAGNGPCNKERLGARVKAWDDGAWFRDALSAHAEKAEARRRSATVAAE, from the coding sequence ATGTATGCCCAGATGGTCAAGACAGACGCCAGCGACATCAAGAAGCATCACCAGATGACGCCCGAGGAACGCGCGTTTCAGGAACGCGTGGACCGTGGCGAAAAGATCGAGCCCAAGGAATGGATGCCCGAAGGGTACCGCAAGACGCTGATCCGCCAGATCGGTCAGCACGCCCATTCCGAGATCGTCGGCCAGCTGCCCGAGGGCAACTGGATCACCCGCGCGCCCACGCTGGAACGCAAGGCGATCCTGCTGGCCAAGGTGCAGGACGAGGCCGGTCATGGCCTGTACCTCTATTGTGCCGCCGAAACGTTGGGGGTCAGCCGCGACGAGCTGTTGGAAAAGCTGCACAGCGGCAAGATGAAGTATTCGTCGATCTTCAACTACCCGACGCTGAACTGGGCCGATATCGGCGCGGTCGGCTGGCTGGTCGACGGGGCCGCGATCATGAACCAGGTGCCGCTGCAACGCACCAGCTACGGCCCCTACAGCCGCGCCATGATCCGCATCTGCAAGGAAGAGTCCTTCCACCAGCGGCAGGGCTACGACATCATGATGAAGATGGCCCAGGGCACGCCCGAGCAGAAGGCGATGGCGCAGGATGCGCTGAACCGCTTCTGGTACCCGTCGCTGATGATGTTCGGCCCGTCGGACAAGGACTCGATCCATTCCGCGCAGTCGATGGCGTGGAAGATCAAGATCAACACCAATGACGAGTTGCGCCAGAAATTCGTCGACCAGACGGTGCCGCAGGCCGATTACCTCGGCCTGACCATCCCCGACCCCAACCTCGAATGGAACGAGGAAAAGGGCTGCTACGATTTCTCGGAGCCCGACTGGTCGGAATTCTACGATGTGCTCGCGGGCAACGGCCCTTGCAACAAGGAACGCCTGGGTGCGCGGGTCAAGGCCTGGGACGACGGCGCGTGGTTCCGCGATGCGCTCAGCGCCCATGCCGAAAAGGCCGAGGCACGCCGCCGGTCGGCGACCGTCGCGGCCGAGTAA
- the paaI gene encoding hydroxyphenylacetyl-CoA thioesterase PaaI: MTPQELAEASAQAMWNDDSASQRLGMVLDHVAPGAATLSMTITDAMSNGHGNCHGGYIFTLADSAFAFACNSYNAVTVAQHCSVTYLQPVRIGDRLTAIATEVSRRGRSGIYDIRIINQDGAHVAEFRGHSRTVSGTHLPV; the protein is encoded by the coding sequence ATGACCCCGCAGGAACTGGCCGAAGCCTCGGCACAGGCGATGTGGAACGACGACAGCGCCAGCCAACGCCTCGGCATGGTGCTGGACCATGTCGCGCCGGGGGCCGCCACCCTGTCGATGACCATCACCGACGCGATGTCGAACGGGCATGGCAATTGTCACGGCGGCTATATCTTTACCCTGGCCGACAGCGCCTTTGCCTTTGCCTGCAACAGCTACAACGCCGTCACGGTCGCGCAGCACTGCTCGGTCACCTATCTGCAGCCGGTCCGCATCGGCGACCGGCTGACCGCCATCGCGACCGAGGTATCGCGCCGCGGCCGGTCGGGCATCTACGATATCCGCATCATCAATCAGGACGGGGCGCATGTGGCCGAGTTTCGCGGCCATTCGCGCACCGTCTCGGGCACTCATCTGCCGGTCTGA
- the paaB gene encoding 1,2-phenylacetyl-CoA epoxidase subunit PaaB, with protein MSSEWPLWEIFIRGQHGLNHRHVGSLHAPDAEMAIKNARDVYTRRNEGVSIWVVKSGDITASSPSDKGPLFEPSNSKVYRHPTFYDIPDEVGHM; from the coding sequence ATGTCCAGCGAATGGCCCCTTTGGGAGATCTTCATCCGAGGTCAGCACGGCCTCAACCACCGCCATGTCGGCAGCCTGCACGCGCCCGACGCCGAAATGGCGATCAAGAACGCCCGCGACGTCTACACGCGCCGCAACGAGGGCGTGTCGATCTGGGTGGTGAAATCGGGCGACATCACCGCCTCCAGCCCGTCCGACAAGGGCCCGCTCTTCGAGCCGTCGAACTCCAAGGTCTATCGTCACCCGACTTTTTACGACATTCCCGATGAAGTGGGGCACATGTGA
- a CDS encoding Phenylacetic acid catabolic protein, with the protein MSDTMNIEDYLQQGGVLTSPANVPARYRGELLRLMGSFVDSELAGSAGFAASINYAPGIKERIAASRITLEKADHAERVLDVMGSFGTDTGRYQNQHDWAARVGRDAEIGTMRTGGDMRLSVFHYPITGWTDAVVMNVLMGLATGVQMTELTRLSYAPLAEVFREIAPREARHAELGIEGLTRIAATDEGRAEAAQSIAYWRPRVAASFGLAGSQRFETQKRFGLRRTPNEDLLAAWTDQLDTQLSALNLT; encoded by the coding sequence ATGTCCGACACGATGAATATCGAAGACTACCTGCAACAGGGTGGGGTGCTGACCTCGCCGGCGAATGTGCCGGCCCGCTACCGGGGCGAATTGCTGCGGCTGATGGGCTCGTTCGTCGACAGCGAACTGGCCGGATCGGCCGGGTTCGCCGCCTCGATCAACTATGCCCCCGGCATCAAGGAACGCATCGCCGCCAGCCGCATCACGCTGGAAAAGGCCGACCATGCCGAACGCGTGCTGGACGTGATGGGCAGCTTCGGCACCGACACGGGCCGCTACCAGAACCAGCATGACTGGGCCGCCCGCGTCGGGCGCGACGCCGAAATCGGCACCATGCGCACGGGCGGCGACATGCGCCTGTCGGTCTTTCACTACCCCATCACCGGCTGGACGGATGCGGTGGTGATGAACGTGCTGATGGGGCTGGCCACCGGCGTTCAGATGACCGAGTTGACGCGCCTGTCCTACGCGCCCCTGGCCGAGGTGTTCCGCGAGATCGCCCCGCGCGAGGCCCGCCATGCCGAACTGGGGATCGAGGGGCTGACCCGCATCGCCGCCACCGACGAGGGGCGCGCCGAGGCCGCGCAGTCCATCGCTTATTGGCGGCCGCGCGTCGCGGCGAGTTTCGGGCTTGCCGGCTCGCAGCGGTTCGAGACGCAAAAGCGTTTCGGCCTGCGCCGCACCCCGAACGAGGACCTGCTGGCCGCCTGGACCGATCAGCTCGACACGCAGTTGTCGGCGCTGAACCTGACCTGA